One window of Nymphaea colorata isolate Beijing-Zhang1983 chromosome 1, ASM883128v2, whole genome shotgun sequence genomic DNA carries:
- the LOC116247892 gene encoding U-box domain-containing protein 26-like isoform X1 has protein sequence MSLIDDFHMRIPHLYRCPISLDLFSDPVTLSTGQTYDRSSIEKWFADGNDTCPVTMQRLRDFTMVPNRTLRHLIDNWLLMEAQLDPQCQEVIGPHASIGSLKFNLQSVEAAPSLKLDTLRKIRALTKESDMRRSCFVQLDFLPLLLQLVFQVPEPRNELKCEDLELAEEGLCCILNLLKPPCTDKFAALNMMKSSACLNPLLNLLEQGGTKIKMSVCQLVEAITSFPQTQGLNLILGKTERLVRGLVRLLQCRKHISLSNAALRAVRGLCSLNSNHEDIIRAGAMDGLIASIQEDDKRITSCALTTIEVLSIHDSGKRALVDNEKAVPVLVKMLFRVSDSGGSEIAVGLLLDVCQNSPQAQETAIRAGAVTQILLLLQSQCSFRAKSKARMLLKLLRSMWTEDPCMYGAQYGVVES, from the coding sequence ATGTCGTTGATAGACGATTTCCACATGAGGATTCCCCACTTGTATAGGTGCCCGATTTCTCTGGATTTGTTCAGTGATCCAGTTACTCTCAGCACAGGGCAGACTTATGACAGGTCCAGCATAGAGAAATGGTTTGCAGATGGAAATGACACATGTCCTGTGACCATGCAGAGACTCCGTGACTTCACCATGGTTCCAAATCGCACCCTCAGGCACCTGATCGACAATTGGTTGCTAATGGAAGCCCAGCTTGATCCACAATGCCAGGAAGTGATTGGCCCCCATGCTTCAATTGGTTCCCTCAAGTTTAATTTGCAGTCTGTGGAAGCCGCCCCTAGTCTGAAGCTCGACACACTCAGGAAGATCAGAGCTTTAACCAAGGAATCTGACATGAGAAGATCTTGCTTTGTCCAATTGGACTTCCTTCCTCTGCTGCTTCAGCTCGTGTTCCAAGTCCCCGAACCAAGGAATGAACTAAAATGCGAAGATTTGGAACTTGCAGAAGAAGGTCTCTGCTGCATCCTGAACTTACTCAAGCCCCCTTGCACAGACAAGTTTGCAGCACTGAACATGATGAAGAGTTCTGCTTGTCTCAATCCCTTGCTTAATTTACTGGAGCAAGGGGGAACGAAGATCAAAATGAGTGTGTGCCAACTTGTGGAAGCAATTACTTCTTTTCCGCAGACACAGGGACTCAATTTGATCTTGGGGAAAACTGAGAGACTAGTAAGAGGTTTGGTTCGTCTTCTTCAGTGCAGGAAGCATATCAGCCTATCAAATGCAGCACTTCGAGCTGTTCGTGGTCTCTGTTCTTTGAATTCAAACCATGAAGACATCATCAGAGCTGGAGCAATGGACGGCCTGATTGCATCTATTCAAGAGGATGACAAGCGCATCACCTCCTGTGCTCTAACCACAATTGAGGTTCTATCAATTCACGACAGCGGGAAAAGGGCCTTGGTTGATAATGAAAAGGCAGTCCCTGTTCTCGTCAAGATGCTCTTCAGAGTCTCTGACAGTGGAGGAAGCGAAATCGCTGTTGGTTTGCTTCTGGATGTCTGTCAAAATTCACCGCAGGCTCAGGAAACAGCAATCCGAGCCGGCGCTGTGACTCAGATATTGCTTCTGTTACAAAGCCAATGCAGCTTCAGGGCAAAAAGCAAGGCCAGGATGCTGCTGAAGCTTCTCAGATCAATGTGGACTGAAGATCCATGCATGTATGGAGCGCAGTACGGTGTAGTTGAATcataa
- the LOC116247892 gene encoding U-box domain-containing protein 25-like isoform X2: protein MVPNRTLRHLIDNWLLMEAQLDPQCQEVIGPHASIGSLKFNLQSVEAAPSLKLDTLRKIRALTKESDMRRSCFVQLDFLPLLLQLVFQVPEPRNELKCEDLELAEEGLCCILNLLKPPCTDKFAALNMMKSSACLNPLLNLLEQGGTKIKMSVCQLVEAITSFPQTQGLNLILGKTERLVRGLVRLLQCRKHISLSNAALRAVRGLCSLNSNHEDIIRAGAMDGLIASIQEDDKRITSCALTTIEVLSIHDSGKRALVDNEKAVPVLVKMLFRVSDSGGSEIAVGLLLDVCQNSPQAQETAIRAGAVTQILLLLQSQCSFRAKSKARMLLKLLRSMWTEDPCMYGAQYGVVES, encoded by the coding sequence ATGGTTCCAAATCGCACCCTCAGGCACCTGATCGACAATTGGTTGCTAATGGAAGCCCAGCTTGATCCACAATGCCAGGAAGTGATTGGCCCCCATGCTTCAATTGGTTCCCTCAAGTTTAATTTGCAGTCTGTGGAAGCCGCCCCTAGTCTGAAGCTCGACACACTCAGGAAGATCAGAGCTTTAACCAAGGAATCTGACATGAGAAGATCTTGCTTTGTCCAATTGGACTTCCTTCCTCTGCTGCTTCAGCTCGTGTTCCAAGTCCCCGAACCAAGGAATGAACTAAAATGCGAAGATTTGGAACTTGCAGAAGAAGGTCTCTGCTGCATCCTGAACTTACTCAAGCCCCCTTGCACAGACAAGTTTGCAGCACTGAACATGATGAAGAGTTCTGCTTGTCTCAATCCCTTGCTTAATTTACTGGAGCAAGGGGGAACGAAGATCAAAATGAGTGTGTGCCAACTTGTGGAAGCAATTACTTCTTTTCCGCAGACACAGGGACTCAATTTGATCTTGGGGAAAACTGAGAGACTAGTAAGAGGTTTGGTTCGTCTTCTTCAGTGCAGGAAGCATATCAGCCTATCAAATGCAGCACTTCGAGCTGTTCGTGGTCTCTGTTCTTTGAATTCAAACCATGAAGACATCATCAGAGCTGGAGCAATGGACGGCCTGATTGCATCTATTCAAGAGGATGACAAGCGCATCACCTCCTGTGCTCTAACCACAATTGAGGTTCTATCAATTCACGACAGCGGGAAAAGGGCCTTGGTTGATAATGAAAAGGCAGTCCCTGTTCTCGTCAAGATGCTCTTCAGAGTCTCTGACAGTGGAGGAAGCGAAATCGCTGTTGGTTTGCTTCTGGATGTCTGTCAAAATTCACCGCAGGCTCAGGAAACAGCAATCCGAGCCGGCGCTGTGACTCAGATATTGCTTCTGTTACAAAGCCAATGCAGCTTCAGGGCAAAAAGCAAGGCCAGGATGCTGCTGAAGCTTCTCAGATCAATGTGGACTGAAGATCCATGCATGTATGGAGCGCAGTACGGTGTAGTTGAATcataa